In the Helianthus annuus cultivar XRQ/B chromosome 11, HanXRQr2.0-SUNRISE, whole genome shotgun sequence genome, one interval contains:
- the LOC110888347 gene encoding acidic leucine-rich nuclear phosphoprotein 32 family member B-like translates to MPVFDKTPNIPPTEAQYSQGFIAELEKTEGEMVNKSVDQQGAVFDKTSCEESPSEKGDEDKTPDITKLMQDNTILNPEELPGDEEADQDEEEDEDINEKTVGEKEKRDTKMSRACLSPGKEASGYT, encoded by the exons ATGcctgtatttgataaaacaccaaACATCCCCCCAACAGAAGCACAATACAGTCAGGGGTTCATTGCTGAACTAGAAAAAACCGAAGGGGAGATGGTGAACAAAAGTGTTGACCAACAAGGTGCGGTGTTTGATAAAACGTCATGTGAGGAGTCACCATCT GAGAAGGGTGATGAGGACAAAACTCCAGACATCACAAAGTTGATGCAAGATAACACAATTTTAAACCCTGAAGAGCTGCCTGGTGATGAAGAAGCTGAtcaagatgaagaagaagatgaagatatAAATGAAAAGACTGTGGGAGAAAAGGAGAAGAGAGATACAAAAATGAGCAGGGCATGTTTGTCACCAGGTAAGGAGGCAAGTGGTTATACATGA